A portion of the Stigmatella aurantiaca DW4/3-1 genome contains these proteins:
- a CDS encoding biotin/lipoyl-containing protein: MRYFAKLQGQKEAVPVDVEPLGGSRYRLTIHEQTHTVDALTLDHGAVSLLVDGDSYHVEFEENGDEVGVLVRGQVSRVDVADERRLRLRVGAAGFSVEGKQVISAPMPGKVVKVLVKVGDEVKEGQGLVVVEAMKMENELKSPKAGKVTELFAKEGTAVENNAKLVVV, from the coding sequence ATGCGTTACTTCGCGAAGCTGCAAGGGCAGAAGGAAGCGGTGCCGGTGGACGTCGAGCCCCTGGGAGGCTCGCGCTACCGGCTGACGATCCACGAGCAGACGCACACGGTGGACGCGCTGACGCTGGACCACGGGGCGGTGTCCCTGCTGGTGGACGGCGACTCGTACCACGTCGAGTTCGAGGAGAACGGCGACGAGGTGGGCGTGCTGGTGCGGGGGCAGGTGAGCCGGGTGGATGTGGCGGACGAGCGGCGGCTGCGCCTGCGGGTGGGCGCGGCGGGCTTCTCGGTGGAGGGCAAGCAGGTCATCTCCGCCCCCATGCCCGGCAAGGTGGTGAAGGTCCTGGTGAAGGTGGGGGACGAGGTGAAGGAGGGCCAGGGCCTCGTCGTGGTGGAGGCCATGAAGATGGAGAACGAGCTGAAGAGCCCCAAGGCGGGCAAGGTCACGGAACTGTTCGCCAAGGAAGGCACGGCCGTGGAGAACAACGCCAAGCTCGTGGTGGTCTAA
- a CDS encoding thiol-disulfide oxidoreductase DCC family protein → MERETKAVEPGGAVVLFDGVCNLCNGTVNFIIDRDPTSYFRFAALQSPQAAELLAPLGRVPEAEPQSIFLVEGGKLYERSTAALRIARRMGGAWKGLYAFIVVPAPLRDAVYRFIANHRYRWFGKAEACRMPTPELRERFL, encoded by the coding sequence ATGGAACGGGAGACGAAGGCTGTGGAACCGGGTGGCGCCGTGGTGCTCTTCGATGGCGTCTGCAATCTGTGCAATGGCACCGTCAACTTCATCATCGACCGGGACCCCACCTCGTACTTCCGCTTCGCCGCCTTGCAGTCCCCGCAGGCGGCGGAGCTCCTGGCCCCCCTGGGCCGCGTGCCCGAAGCAGAGCCACAGAGCATCTTCCTGGTGGAAGGCGGCAAGCTCTACGAGCGGTCCACGGCGGCGCTGCGCATCGCCCGGCGCATGGGCGGCGCGTGGAAGGGGCTCTATGCCTTCATCGTGGTGCCCGCGCCGCTGCGCGACGCCGTCTACCGCTTCATCGCGAACCACCGGTACCGCTGGTTCGGCAAGGCGGAGGCCTGCCGCATGCCCACGCCGGAACTGCGCGAGCGGTTTCTCTAG
- a CDS encoding TSUP family transporter translates to MDVTGLDIALLCLVALCAGGVDAIAGGGGLLTLPALLATGMPPHVALGTNKGQSMFGAGSALLRFSRAGLVKGHLAVVTFPLGLLGALAGTQLVLWLKPEVLKPLVLVLLVAVAVFLAFRKGPPPGDRPEPPLARLRALGALVAFCMGLYDGFFGPGTGTFLIVAFSSLLGHGLLRASADAKVVNFASNIASVALFSARGVVLWKVALPMAVAQFAGAWVGAHLTVKGGDKLVRKVVLAVVVALVLKLGRDVFLG, encoded by the coding sequence ATGGACGTGACTGGCCTCGACATTGCCCTGCTGTGCCTCGTGGCCCTGTGTGCCGGGGGCGTGGATGCCATCGCGGGGGGAGGCGGGCTGCTCACGCTGCCGGCCTTGCTGGCCACCGGCATGCCGCCGCACGTGGCGCTGGGGACCAACAAGGGCCAGTCCATGTTTGGCGCGGGCTCGGCGTTGCTGCGCTTCTCCCGGGCAGGGCTGGTGAAGGGACACCTGGCGGTGGTGACGTTTCCGCTCGGTCTGCTGGGCGCGCTGGCGGGGACGCAGTTGGTGCTGTGGTTGAAGCCCGAGGTGCTCAAGCCCCTGGTGCTCGTGCTGCTCGTGGCCGTGGCGGTCTTCCTCGCCTTCCGCAAGGGCCCTCCCCCCGGCGACCGGCCGGAGCCGCCCCTGGCGCGGCTGCGGGCCCTGGGCGCGCTCGTGGCTTTCTGCATGGGCCTCTATGACGGTTTCTTCGGTCCAGGCACGGGCACCTTCCTCATCGTGGCCTTTTCCAGCCTGCTGGGGCATGGGCTGCTGCGCGCCTCCGCGGATGCGAAGGTGGTCAACTTCGCCTCCAACATCGCCTCCGTGGCGCTCTTCTCCGCGCGGGGCGTGGTGCTGTGGAAGGTGGCGCTGCCCATGGCCGTGGCCCAGTTCGCCGGTGCGTGGGTGGGCGCCCACCTCACGGTGAAAGGGGGCGACAAGCTGGTGCGCAAGGTGGTGCTCGCCGTGGTGGTGGCGCTCGTGTTGAAGCTCGGCCGGGACGTCTTCCTGGGGTAG
- a CDS encoding MXAN_6652 family MXYO-CTERM-anchored protein gives MRFLSLRAAGMLSLCFLSTTALANSAGMTGQSGKQNTTCVTCHLDGTAGATAEISGPTSLAAGQTGQYRFTIRGGPAIVGGFNVAVSGSAATLQPGAGEQKQGDEITHTAPKPFANNEVSFDFSLVASSTPTTITVYGAGNSANGDNNSTFDRVVTSTLQVVIAGGADAGTPDAGTPDAGGGGDEGGGDDGGGCSTGGGTAVLSFAVTTVGLLLSRRRRR, from the coding sequence ATGAGGTTCTTGTCGTTGCGTGCCGCAGGGATGTTGTCGCTGTGCTTTCTCTCGACGACGGCGCTCGCCAACAGCGCTGGAATGACCGGACAGTCGGGAAAACAAAACACCACCTGTGTCACCTGTCACCTGGATGGGACCGCGGGCGCCACCGCGGAGATCTCCGGTCCCACCTCGCTCGCCGCGGGACAGACGGGTCAGTACCGGTTCACCATCCGGGGAGGGCCCGCGATCGTCGGCGGCTTCAACGTGGCCGTCAGCGGCTCGGCGGCGACGCTCCAACCCGGAGCGGGAGAGCAGAAGCAGGGCGATGAAATCACCCACACCGCCCCCAAGCCCTTCGCGAACAACGAGGTGAGCTTCGACTTCTCGCTGGTCGCCTCGTCGACCCCCACCACGATCACCGTGTACGGCGCCGGCAACTCGGCCAACGGCGACAACAACTCCACGTTTGACCGGGTGGTGACCTCGACGTTGCAGGTGGTCATCGCCGGCGGGGCGGATGCCGGCACGCCCGACGCGGGCACGCCCGACGCGGGCGGCGGAGGCGATGAGGGCGGTGGGGACGATGGGGGCGGATGCTCCACGGGTGGAGGCACGGCGGTGCTGTCCTTCGCGGTGACCACCGTGGGGCTGCTCCTGTCCCGCCGCCGCCGCCGCTGA
- a CDS encoding dicarboxylate/amino acid:cation symporter, protein MAAPLDMEARPVKPGLHRHLYVQVLTAIAAGALLGHFFPSVGESLKPLGDGFIKLVKMIIAPVIFLTVVTGIAGTKDLDKVGRIALKAFAYFLTFSTAALIIGLIVANLVRPGDGMHIDPKTLDPGAVSLYASKAHHQSLVGFLLGIIPVTVVSAFAEGEILQVLFVSILFGVALALVGDRGRPVLELLGSLSAAFFRLVAILMKAAPIGAFGAFAFTIGKYGLGSIANLAALVATFYVTSALFVLVVLGGVARFNGFSILALLRYLKAELFLVLGTSSSEAALPSLMEKLERAGCSKQIVGLVVPTGYSFNLDGTNIYMTLAALFIAQATDTHLSLGSQLLLLLVAMLSSKGAAGVTGAGFITLAATLSVVPTVPVAGIALILGIDRFMSECRALTNVIGNAVATIVVANWEGGFDRERFASALRGQPLPVPLPAQEP, encoded by the coding sequence ATGGCGGCCCCGCTCGACATGGAAGCCCGGCCGGTGAAACCTGGCCTTCACCGCCACCTGTACGTGCAGGTGTTGACCGCGATCGCCGCCGGTGCGCTGCTCGGCCACTTCTTTCCCAGCGTGGGCGAGTCCCTGAAGCCCCTGGGCGATGGCTTCATCAAGCTCGTCAAGATGATCATCGCGCCGGTCATCTTCCTGACCGTGGTGACGGGCATCGCGGGCACGAAGGACCTCGACAAGGTGGGCCGCATCGCCCTCAAGGCGTTCGCGTACTTCCTCACCTTCTCGACGGCCGCGCTGATCATCGGGCTCATCGTCGCCAACCTGGTCCGGCCGGGCGATGGGATGCACATCGACCCGAAGACGCTCGATCCGGGCGCCGTCTCCCTCTATGCCTCCAAGGCCCACCACCAGAGCCTCGTGGGGTTTCTGTTGGGCATCATCCCGGTGACGGTCGTGAGCGCCTTCGCCGAGGGCGAGATCCTTCAGGTGCTGTTCGTCTCCATCCTGTTCGGCGTCGCGCTGGCGCTCGTGGGCGACCGGGGCCGTCCGGTGCTGGAGCTGCTGGGGTCGCTCAGCGCCGCGTTCTTCCGCCTGGTCGCGATTCTGATGAAGGCCGCGCCCATTGGCGCCTTCGGGGCTTTTGCCTTCACCATCGGCAAGTACGGCCTGGGCTCCATCGCGAACCTGGCGGCGCTCGTCGCCACCTTCTATGTGACGTCCGCGCTCTTCGTGCTCGTGGTGTTGGGGGGGGTGGCGCGCTTCAACGGGTTTTCCATCCTGGCGCTGCTCCGGTACCTCAAGGCGGAGCTGTTTCTCGTGCTGGGGACCAGCTCGTCCGAGGCCGCCCTGCCCAGCCTGATGGAGAAGCTGGAGCGGGCGGGGTGCTCGAAGCAGATCGTCGGCCTGGTGGTGCCGACCGGCTACTCCTTCAACCTCGATGGCACCAACATCTATATGACGCTGGCGGCGCTGTTCATCGCCCAGGCGACCGACACCCACCTGTCCCTGGGCAGTCAGCTCCTGCTGCTGCTCGTGGCCATGCTGAGCTCCAAGGGGGCGGCGGGCGTCACCGGGGCGGGGTTCATCACCCTGGCGGCGACCCTGTCCGTCGTCCCCACCGTGCCCGTGGCCGGCATTGCGTTGATTCTCGGGATCGACCGGTTCATGTCGGAGTGCCGCGCCCTGACCAACGTCATCGGCAACGCCGTGGCGACGATCGTCGTGGCCAACTGGGAAGGAGGCTTCGACCGGGAGCGCTTCGCCAGCGCGTTGCGGGGCCAGCCGCTTCCGGTGCCGCTCCCCGCCCAAGAGCCCTGA
- a CDS encoding YfbM family protein: MEMLCTLRSATEGQREALLKAPEHLEDFLDDEEDFGDTEGTRFLELDIGETWHGLQYLMTGSAWEGAAPLDFLVRGGEDVGHIPSDEGTARIFTPAQVKPLAAALQALSPNTLRSRFDAGKLQQLDIYPGLWDEPPDDADPLEELLSYFEELRRFVGQVAQRGHALLVHIG, from the coding sequence ATGGAGATGCTCTGCACGCTGCGCAGCGCGACAGAAGGTCAGCGAGAGGCCCTGTTGAAAGCCCCGGAGCACCTGGAGGACTTCCTCGATGACGAAGAGGACTTCGGGGACACGGAAGGCACACGGTTCCTGGAACTGGACATCGGCGAGACCTGGCATGGGCTCCAGTACTTGATGACGGGCTCGGCGTGGGAAGGCGCCGCGCCCCTGGACTTCCTGGTGCGCGGCGGGGAGGACGTGGGCCACATCCCCTCCGATGAAGGCACGGCGCGCATCTTCACGCCCGCGCAGGTGAAGCCGCTCGCGGCGGCATTGCAGGCGCTGAGCCCCAACACGCTGCGGAGCCGCTTCGATGCCGGGAAGCTGCAGCAGCTCGACATCTACCCCGGCCTGTGGGACGAGCCACCGGACGACGCGGACCCCCTGGAGGAACTGCTCAGCTACTTCGAGGAGCTGCGCAGGTTCGTGGGCCAGGTGGCCCAGCGCGGCCACGCCCTGCTCGTCCACATCGGCTGA
- a CDS encoding long-chain-fatty-acid--CoA ligase: MRWMREVTTLATLPTLRARSLGSKAALILRDEPLSYEALEHRSNQAAHALLREGIRPGERVAILGKESLDALVLLFGAAKAHAVYVGLNWRLAPEELAYILEDSGARMLFVDEESAALVPRVFEKMRGPLPVVRVGAKQDAPGTFSHWCAGAADTPLTETYDAEDVVVQLYTSGTTGRPKGVQLPHRSLLAIAHELEAHGERWIGWTEASVSLLFVPTFHIGGLWWLVRGLALGCTQVVLRGFEPATILASIPRYRVTHTCMVPAMMQILLSEPGLQQTDLSSLEAIVYGGAPMSTALLEKGQRLLGCGFAQIYGMTETGNCAVCLRPEDHLGALPSRLRAAGRPFPGVKVRILDEQGQEVAPGAIGQICLHSPARMAGYWRQPEETRKTLVDGWVMTGDAGYVDAEGFVYICDRVKDMIISAGENIYPAEIENVIRSHPEVADVAVIGVPDELWGEAVKALVVKQPGSHLRAGDILRHTRGALAEFKVPKSVEFTGPLPRNASGKLLKAVLREPYWKGRERRVN, from the coding sequence ATGAGATGGATGCGAGAGGTCACCACGCTTGCCACGCTGCCCACCCTCCGCGCCAGGAGCCTGGGCTCGAAAGCCGCCCTCATTCTGAGGGACGAGCCCCTGAGCTATGAGGCGTTGGAGCACCGCTCCAACCAGGCCGCGCATGCCTTGCTGCGCGAGGGAATCCGTCCAGGCGAGCGGGTGGCCATTCTGGGCAAGGAGTCCCTCGACGCCCTGGTGCTGTTGTTCGGGGCGGCCAAGGCCCACGCCGTCTACGTGGGGTTGAACTGGCGGCTCGCCCCGGAGGAGCTGGCCTACATCCTCGAGGACTCCGGGGCCCGGATGCTCTTCGTGGACGAGGAGTCCGCCGCCCTGGTGCCCCGCGTGTTCGAGAAGATGCGGGGCCCGCTGCCCGTGGTGCGGGTGGGGGCGAAGCAGGACGCGCCCGGGACGTTCTCCCACTGGTGCGCAGGGGCGGCCGACACGCCCCTCACCGAGACATACGATGCTGAGGACGTGGTGGTGCAGTTGTACACGAGCGGCACCACGGGCAGGCCCAAGGGCGTGCAACTGCCCCACCGCAGCCTGCTGGCCATCGCGCACGAGTTGGAGGCCCACGGGGAGCGTTGGATCGGCTGGACGGAGGCCAGCGTCAGCCTGCTCTTCGTGCCCACCTTTCACATCGGCGGCTTGTGGTGGCTGGTGCGAGGGCTGGCGCTCGGCTGCACCCAGGTGGTGCTCCGGGGCTTCGAGCCGGCCACCATCCTGGCCAGCATCCCCCGCTACCGCGTCACCCACACGTGCATGGTGCCAGCGATGATGCAGATCCTCCTGAGCGAGCCTGGTCTCCAGCAGACGGACCTGTCCTCGCTGGAGGCCATCGTCTATGGGGGCGCGCCCATGTCCACCGCGTTGCTGGAAAAGGGGCAGCGCCTGCTGGGCTGTGGCTTCGCGCAGATCTACGGCATGACCGAGACGGGCAACTGCGCCGTCTGCCTCCGCCCCGAGGACCATCTGGGGGCGCTGCCCTCCCGGCTGCGCGCCGCGGGCCGCCCCTTCCCCGGGGTGAAGGTCCGCATCCTGGACGAGCAGGGGCAGGAGGTGGCCCCGGGAGCCATCGGGCAAATCTGCCTCCACTCCCCGGCGCGGATGGCCGGTTACTGGCGGCAGCCGGAGGAGACCCGGAAGACGCTCGTGGACGGGTGGGTGATGACGGGGGATGCCGGTTACGTGGATGCGGAGGGCTTCGTCTACATCTGTGACCGGGTGAAGGACATGATCATCTCGGCGGGGGAGAACATCTACCCGGCGGAGATCGAAAACGTCATCCGCAGCCACCCCGAGGTCGCGGACGTGGCCGTCATCGGGGTGCCCGACGAGCTGTGGGGCGAGGCGGTCAAGGCCTTGGTGGTGAAGCAGCCGGGCTCCCACCTCCGCGCGGGGGACATCCTGCGCCACACGCGCGGGGCCCTGGCCGAGTTCAAGGTTCCCAAGTCGGTGGAGTTCACCGGGCCGCTGCCGCGCAACGCCAGCGGCAAGCTGCTCAAGGCGGTGCTGCGCGAGCCGTACTGGAAAGGGCGTGAGCGCCGCGTCAACTGA
- the accC gene encoding acetyl-CoA carboxylase biotin carboxylase subunit, with protein MPKIRKILIANRGEIAIRVMRTCKELGIPTVAVYSEADRSALHVRMADQAYFVGPPPSRESYLVQERILEVARHAGADAIHPGYGFLSENASFVRACEKAGITFIGPPASAMDAMGEKTRARQNMIQAGVPVVPGTTEPIATQEEALAYAQKIGFPVMLKAAGGGGGKGMRKVEKTEEFDSAWRSAKSEALNAFGNDAVYIEKYLDKPHHVEIQVFADQYGTTVHLGERECSAQRRHQKVVEETPSPILTPELRAQMGEVAVKAAKAVNYVGAGTVEFLVDAHRNFYFLEMNTRLQVEHPVTEWVTGLDLVALQIKVAEGEKLPFTSTVPPRGHSIEVRIYAEDPARNFMPSPGKIQYLRVPGGPNVRDDSGVFAGFTVPNFYDPMISKLSVWAPTRAEAIARAQRALSEYVVKGITTNTRYLKAILAHPEFAGGDYDTSFLTREHTVLLGGEDPKLNEVALLASAVFAHQRDQKRAKTLPQKASPGTGGLSAWRMSLRTRRR; from the coding sequence ATGCCCAAGATCCGCAAGATCCTCATCGCCAACCGAGGGGAGATCGCCATCCGGGTGATGCGCACCTGCAAGGAGCTCGGCATCCCCACGGTGGCCGTCTACTCGGAGGCAGACCGCTCCGCACTGCACGTGCGCATGGCGGACCAGGCCTACTTCGTGGGCCCGCCTCCCTCCCGTGAGAGCTACCTGGTGCAGGAGCGCATCCTGGAGGTGGCCCGGCACGCTGGCGCGGACGCCATCCACCCGGGATACGGCTTCCTGTCGGAGAACGCCTCCTTCGTGCGTGCCTGCGAAAAGGCAGGCATCACCTTCATCGGCCCCCCCGCCTCGGCCATGGACGCCATGGGCGAGAAGACGCGGGCGCGCCAGAACATGATTCAAGCCGGGGTGCCCGTGGTGCCCGGCACCACCGAGCCCATCGCCACCCAGGAAGAAGCCCTGGCGTACGCGCAGAAGATCGGCTTCCCCGTCATGCTCAAGGCGGCCGGCGGCGGCGGCGGCAAGGGCATGCGCAAGGTGGAGAAGACCGAGGAGTTCGACTCCGCGTGGCGCTCGGCCAAGAGCGAGGCGCTCAACGCCTTCGGCAACGACGCCGTCTACATCGAGAAGTACCTGGACAAGCCCCACCACGTGGAGATCCAGGTGTTCGCCGACCAGTACGGCACCACGGTGCACCTGGGCGAGCGCGAGTGCTCGGCCCAGCGCCGGCACCAGAAGGTGGTGGAGGAGACGCCCAGCCCCATCCTCACCCCGGAGCTGCGGGCGCAAATGGGGGAAGTGGCCGTGAAGGCGGCCAAGGCGGTGAACTACGTGGGCGCCGGGACGGTGGAGTTCCTGGTGGACGCGCACCGCAACTTCTACTTCCTGGAGATGAACACGCGCCTCCAGGTGGAGCACCCGGTGACGGAGTGGGTCACGGGCCTGGACCTGGTGGCGCTGCAGATCAAGGTCGCCGAGGGCGAGAAGCTGCCCTTCACCAGCACGGTGCCCCCGAGGGGCCACTCCATCGAGGTGCGCATCTACGCGGAGGACCCCGCGCGCAACTTCATGCCCAGCCCCGGGAAGATCCAGTACCTGCGGGTGCCGGGCGGGCCGAACGTCCGGGACGACTCGGGCGTGTTCGCCGGTTTCACGGTGCCCAACTTCTATGATCCGATGATCTCCAAGCTGTCGGTGTGGGCGCCGACGCGGGCCGAGGCCATCGCCCGGGCCCAGCGGGCGCTCAGCGAGTACGTGGTGAAGGGCATCACGACGAACACGCGCTACCTGAAGGCCATCCTGGCGCACCCGGAGTTCGCGGGCGGCGACTACGACACGAGCTTCCTCACGCGCGAGCACACCGTGTTGCTGGGCGGAGAGGATCCGAAGCTGAACGAGGTGGCGCTGCTGGCGAGCGCCGTGTTCGCTCACCAGCGGGACCAGAAGCGGGCGAAGACGCTGCCCCAGAAGGCAAGCCCCGGCACGGGCGGCCTGTCGGCGTGGCGGATGAGCCTGCGCACCCGGAGGCGCTAG